Proteins from a genomic interval of Symmachiella macrocystis:
- a CDS encoding alpha-2-macroglobulin family protein, whose product MKSLMIVLVGAACAYAAQASVVPKQGEVQKLFNEGNYKEAYDDFRRRALLKDANPREVGTDLLMALNCLQRLNRANEIDAFRDEVIAQHADNWRLLKAAAQSLQNGPHYGFMIAGEFERGQHRGGGQHASSQQRDRVRALQLMQQAMPLLDEEQSKPEVAQYYRDFANMLLQNRRGGQAWRLQYLTDLTTLPDYEVGGNRYGYGGSTQGAAVDAEGKPVFYHVPESYAASQSDGERWRWLLSQVVEFAPQRRAEIDTFFAQFLREQFGVTTLAHYSRFFGQTDDEGDESGTYALHTLKETETIARLATGIKRFSLPDEFNFIKIYQSVAEMPEDHYADQALMTLAQLFSDRRQYDRSAEYWRESLERFPNRNGSNKKQQLAQIVDNWGMFDASGVQPARSGATIDYRFRNGKRLQLTAYELRIPELLADVKKYISDNPQRLDYKKMNIDNIGYRIVQQNERKYLGKQVADWSLDLEPRENHFDKRITITTPLQNAGAYLLTAKLEDGNVSRIIVWLDDTVIAKKQLDGQVMYYVADAVTGKPIPKANLEFFGFRQEPVKNRRNQFRVLTNNFAEFTNENGIVTTDAKRQPRDYTWLITARTKDGRFAYYGFNSVWYGQYYDQQYNQTKVFTITDRPVYRPNQKVEFKFWVRHAQYDQADRSDFANQEFTVRITDGRGQKVFEEKLKSDDYGGIVGEYSLPKDATLGAYQLQIIGHGGGSFRVEEYKKPEFEVTVEAPDEPVMLGEKITAKIVAKYYFGAPVTNGTVKYKVLRSKYSQQWYPPSIWDWFYGPGYWWFGYDYTWYPGWNDWGCRRPVGWWWPARHDPPEVVLENEVEIGEDGTVALEIDTALAKEIHGNSDHRYEITAEVVDESRRTIVGKGKVLVARKPFKVFTWLDRGYYRVGDDINASFSAHTLDNKPVQGTGKLTLYRVSYNEKNEPVETVEETWDVNTNDEGKASQKIAASRAGQFRLSYKLTDAAGHEIEGAYVFIVRGDGFDGRQFRFDDIEIITDKREYKPGETVRMALNTNRSDATILLFVRPTNGVYLPPQVIRMDGKSTVVDVTVVQKDMPNFFVEAMTISDAKIHTGMREVIVPPEKRVLNVDVTSSAESYKPGEPAKVSIKLTDTDGEPFMGSTVLSIYDKSVEYISGGSNVPEIKAFFWKWRRRHTPRTESNLTRYFGNMLKPKEVAMQFLGAFGATVVDEIADSAIKENRGGGGARFGPSRGRAMSKSMAAPAATRMEASEGLAMADAVPEDSGGGDVVEPTVRSNFADTALWVGTLETDKNGIAEVTLDMPENLTAWKIRSWAMGQGTKVGQGESEVVTAKNLLVRLQAPRFFMQNDEVVLSANVHNYLDQDKSVRVELELDGDTLRAQSGTTQTITVPAGGDVRVDWRVSVVNPGEATIRVKALTDEESDAMQMKFPVYVHGMLKLESFSGALRPDETSGKFTIDVPEARRINESILEIRYSPSLAGAMVDALPYLINYPYKTTESTLNRFLPAVITQNILLRMKLNLKDIREKRTNLNAQEIGDDAQRATQWKRFDVDPVFDEDLMREIVAENLQALTEMQLADGGWGWFSGWGEHSYPHTTANVVRGLQLAQANDVALVPGMYERGVEWLKRYQDQQIELLKNAATEKKPYKTRADNLDALVYMVLVDADIASADMREFLYRDRTKLSVYGMALFGLALQKQQQAEQLAMIMRNIEQYLVEDDENQTAYLNLPNGGYWWSWYGSEFEAHAMYLKLLARTEPKSRKASRLVKYLLNNRKHATYWNSTRDTALCVEALADYMVASGEDRPDMTVEIYYDGEKQKEVKIDAENLFSFDNKVVLVGDAITTGRHTIELRKKGTGPLYFNGYLTTFTLEKFIKRAGLEVKVNRKYYKLVEREKTVKVAGSRGQAVDQKVEKYDRQQLVNLEQIQSGDLIEIELEIDSKNDYEYLVFEDMKAAGFEPYEVRSGYGGKGMRAYMELRDDRVTFFVRHLARGKHSIAYRMRAEIPGLFNALPTRGYAMYAPELKGNSDEMQVRIVDETK is encoded by the coding sequence GTGAAATCGCTTATGATCGTGCTGGTCGGCGCCGCTTGCGCGTATGCCGCCCAAGCCTCAGTGGTCCCCAAACAGGGCGAGGTCCAAAAATTGTTCAACGAAGGGAATTACAAAGAGGCATACGACGATTTCCGCCGGCGTGCCTTACTCAAGGATGCGAACCCGCGGGAGGTCGGGACCGATCTCCTGATGGCCTTGAATTGTCTGCAGCGCTTAAATCGTGCCAATGAGATCGATGCGTTTCGCGACGAAGTGATTGCCCAACATGCCGACAATTGGCGGTTGCTCAAAGCAGCGGCTCAGTCGCTGCAGAACGGCCCGCACTACGGTTTCATGATTGCCGGAGAATTCGAGCGGGGGCAACATCGCGGCGGTGGGCAACATGCCAGTTCTCAGCAGCGCGACCGCGTGCGGGCGTTGCAATTGATGCAGCAAGCCATGCCGCTGCTGGACGAGGAACAATCAAAGCCCGAGGTCGCGCAGTACTATCGCGACTTCGCCAATATGCTATTACAAAATCGCCGCGGCGGGCAGGCGTGGCGGTTGCAGTATTTGACCGACTTGACGACGCTGCCCGACTACGAGGTCGGCGGAAATCGTTATGGTTACGGGGGCAGCACGCAAGGGGCGGCGGTCGATGCCGAGGGCAAACCGGTCTTTTATCATGTGCCGGAAAGTTACGCGGCCTCACAATCCGACGGCGAGCGCTGGCGGTGGTTGCTCTCCCAAGTGGTGGAGTTCGCGCCGCAGCGACGTGCGGAAATCGACACGTTCTTCGCGCAGTTCCTTCGTGAACAATTTGGTGTGACGACATTGGCTCATTATTCCAGATTCTTCGGGCAAACCGACGACGAGGGGGATGAAAGCGGCACCTATGCACTACACACGCTCAAGGAAACCGAGACGATCGCCCGCCTAGCCACCGGCATCAAACGCTTTTCGCTCCCCGATGAATTCAACTTCATCAAAATCTACCAATCAGTCGCTGAGATGCCGGAGGATCACTACGCCGATCAGGCGCTCATGACATTGGCACAACTGTTTTCCGACCGTCGTCAGTATGACCGGTCGGCGGAGTATTGGCGGGAAAGCTTGGAACGCTTTCCCAATCGAAACGGCTCCAACAAAAAACAGCAACTGGCGCAGATCGTTGACAACTGGGGGATGTTTGATGCCTCCGGCGTTCAACCCGCGCGAAGCGGAGCGACGATCGACTATCGTTTTCGCAACGGCAAACGCTTGCAACTGACCGCATATGAACTCCGCATCCCCGAATTGTTGGCTGACGTTAAAAAATATATCTCCGACAATCCGCAACGGCTCGATTACAAGAAGATGAACATCGATAACATTGGGTATCGAATTGTTCAGCAAAACGAACGCAAATATCTGGGCAAGCAGGTCGCCGATTGGTCGCTCGATTTGGAGCCCCGTGAGAACCATTTCGACAAACGCATCACCATCACCACGCCGCTCCAAAATGCCGGCGCCTATTTGCTGACGGCGAAACTGGAGGACGGCAACGTCAGCCGCATCATCGTTTGGCTGGACGATACGGTGATCGCCAAGAAGCAGTTGGATGGCCAAGTGATGTACTACGTCGCCGACGCCGTCACCGGCAAGCCGATCCCTAAGGCCAACTTAGAGTTTTTCGGCTTTCGTCAGGAACCAGTCAAGAATCGCCGCAATCAATTCCGCGTGCTCACCAATAATTTTGCGGAGTTCACCAACGAAAACGGTATTGTCACCACCGACGCCAAACGTCAGCCGAGGGATTACACGTGGCTGATCACCGCTCGTACCAAAGACGGACGCTTCGCGTATTACGGTTTCAATTCTGTGTGGTACGGTCAGTACTACGATCAGCAATACAACCAGACCAAGGTCTTTACGATCACGGACCGTCCGGTCTATCGCCCCAACCAAAAGGTCGAATTCAAGTTCTGGGTGCGGCACGCGCAGTATGACCAAGCGGACCGCTCGGACTTTGCGAATCAAGAATTCACGGTTCGCATCACCGATGGCCGTGGGCAAAAAGTCTTCGAAGAAAAACTGAAGAGCGACGATTACGGCGGAATCGTCGGGGAGTATTCGCTGCCCAAAGACGCCACGCTTGGCGCATATCAATTGCAGATCATCGGGCACGGCGGCGGCTCGTTTCGCGTCGAGGAATACAAAAAGCCCGAATTCGAAGTCACCGTCGAAGCGCCCGACGAACCGGTCATGCTGGGCGAAAAAATCACCGCCAAAATCGTCGCCAAATATTACTTCGGAGCACCGGTCACCAACGGAACGGTCAAATACAAGGTCCTGCGTTCTAAGTATTCACAACAATGGTACCCGCCCAGCATTTGGGATTGGTTCTACGGTCCGGGATACTGGTGGTTTGGGTATGACTACACTTGGTACCCCGGTTGGAACGACTGGGGTTGCCGGCGCCCGGTCGGCTGGTGGTGGCCCGCGCGTCACGATCCGCCCGAGGTGGTCCTGGAGAACGAAGTCGAAATCGGCGAAGACGGCACCGTCGCCTTGGAAATCGATACGGCGCTGGCCAAAGAAATTCACGGCAACAGCGACCACCGTTACGAGATCACCGCTGAAGTCGTAGACGAGTCGCGGCGAACCATCGTCGGCAAAGGCAAAGTGCTCGTCGCCCGCAAACCGTTCAAGGTCTTCACCTGGCTCGACCGTGGGTATTACCGCGTTGGCGACGACATCAACGCCAGTTTCTCGGCCCACACCCTGGATAACAAACCGGTGCAAGGGACCGGAAAGCTAACCTTGTACCGCGTCAGCTATAACGAAAAGAATGAACCGGTTGAAACCGTTGAAGAGACATGGGACGTCAATACGAATGACGAGGGCAAGGCGTCACAAAAAATCGCCGCCTCCCGCGCCGGGCAATTTCGGCTCTCCTATAAACTGACCGATGCCGCCGGACACGAAATCGAAGGCGCCTACGTCTTCATCGTCCGTGGCGATGGCTTTGACGGCCGACAGTTTCGCTTTGATGACATCGAAATCATTACCGACAAACGGGAATACAAACCGGGTGAAACGGTACGGATGGCGCTCAATACCAATCGTAGCGACGCCACCATTTTGTTATTTGTGCGACCCACCAACGGCGTCTATCTGCCGCCGCAAGTGATCCGTATGGATGGGAAGAGCACGGTTGTTGATGTGACGGTCGTCCAAAAGGACATGCCCAACTTCTTCGTCGAAGCGATGACCATTTCCGACGCCAAGATTCATACCGGGATGCGCGAAGTCATCGTTCCGCCCGAAAAACGAGTGTTAAACGTCGACGTCACCTCCTCGGCCGAATCGTATAAACCGGGAGAACCGGCCAAGGTCAGCATCAAATTGACCGACACCGATGGCGAACCGTTCATGGGATCGACAGTGCTCTCGATCTACGATAAGAGCGTGGAATACATTTCCGGCGGATCAAACGTACCGGAGATCAAAGCCTTCTTCTGGAAATGGCGGAGGCGACATACACCGCGGACCGAATCGAATCTCACACGGTATTTCGGCAACATGCTGAAACCCAAAGAGGTCGCCATGCAGTTTCTGGGCGCGTTCGGGGCGACGGTTGTCGATGAAATTGCCGACAGTGCCATAAAAGAGAACCGCGGCGGTGGCGGCGCAAGATTCGGCCCATCTCGAGGCCGCGCGATGTCTAAATCCATGGCGGCACCGGCTGCCACGCGGATGGAAGCGTCTGAAGGGCTGGCCATGGCCGATGCCGTCCCCGAAGACAGCGGCGGAGGGGACGTTGTCGAACCGACGGTCCGCAGCAACTTCGCCGATACCGCCCTGTGGGTCGGAACCCTTGAAACGGACAAGAACGGCATAGCGGAAGTCACCTTGGATATGCCGGAAAACCTCACCGCTTGGAAAATCCGTAGCTGGGCGATGGGACAGGGGACGAAAGTCGGGCAAGGTGAATCAGAAGTCGTAACCGCCAAAAACCTGCTCGTCCGTCTACAGGCTCCGCGGTTTTTCATGCAAAACGATGAAGTGGTTCTGTCGGCCAACGTGCATAATTATCTGGACCAGGACAAATCAGTGCGCGTCGAACTTGAATTGGACGGCGACACGCTGCGAGCACAATCCGGCACCACGCAAACCATCACCGTGCCGGCCGGCGGCGATGTCCGTGTCGATTGGCGGGTCAGCGTAGTCAATCCCGGTGAAGCAACGATTCGCGTCAAAGCACTGACCGATGAAGAATCGGACGCGATGCAGATGAAGTTCCCGGTGTACGTCCATGGCATGCTCAAGCTGGAGTCATTCTCCGGTGCGTTGCGGCCCGACGAAACGAGCGGAAAGTTTACGATCGACGTTCCCGAGGCACGACGGATCAATGAGTCGATCTTAGAAATCCGCTATTCCCCCAGTTTGGCCGGCGCGATGGTCGATGCGCTGCCTTATCTGATCAACTACCCTTATAAGACGACCGAAAGCACGCTCAATCGGTTCTTGCCGGCGGTCATCACGCAGAACATTTTGTTGCGGATGAAACTGAACCTCAAAGACATCCGCGAAAAACGGACGAATCTCAATGCCCAGGAAATCGGCGACGATGCCCAGCGGGCAACGCAATGGAAACGGTTCGACGTGGATCCGGTCTTCGACGAGGACCTCATGCGCGAGATCGTTGCCGAAAACCTGCAAGCTTTGACCGAGATGCAACTGGCCGACGGCGGTTGGGGTTGGTTCTCCGGATGGGGCGAGCATTCCTATCCGCACACGACAGCCAACGTCGTTCGCGGCCTGCAACTGGCCCAGGCCAACGACGTCGCCCTGGTACCGGGGATGTACGAACGCGGCGTCGAGTGGTTAAAGCGTTACCAGGATCAGCAAATCGAATTGCTCAAAAACGCAGCCACCGAAAAGAAACCGTATAAAACGAGGGCCGATAATCTCGACGCACTGGTCTATATGGTGCTCGTCGACGCCGACATCGCCAGCGCCGACATGCGAGAGTTTTTGTATCGCGATCGCACCAAGTTGTCGGTCTACGGCATGGCGCTGTTTGGTTTGGCACTGCAAAAACAACAGCAAGCTGAACAGTTGGCGATGATCATGCGGAACATCGAACAATACCTCGTCGAAGATGACGAAAACCAAACCGCGTATCTCAACCTCCCCAACGGCGGGTATTGGTGGTCTTGGTACGGCAGCGAATTTGAGGCGCATGCGATGTACCTCAAATTGCTGGCTCGCACAGAACCGAAGTCACGCAAGGCGTCGCGGCTGGTGAAATATCTGTTGAACAATCGCAAGCACGCCACCTACTGGAACAGCACTCGCGACACGGCGTTGTGTGTTGAAGCCCTTGCCGATTACATGGTCGCCAGCGGCGAAGACCGGCCGGACATGACGGTCGAGATCTACTACGACGGCGAAAAACAGAAGGAAGTCAAAATCGACGCCGAAAACCTCTTCAGCTTCGACAACAAAGTCGTTCTGGTGGGCGATGCGATCACCACCGGTCGGCATACGATTGAACTCCGCAAAAAGGGAACCGGCCCGCTCTATTTCAACGGCTACCTGACGACTTTCACGCTAGAGAAATTCATCAAGCGTGCCGGTTTAGAAGTCAAAGTCAATCGCAAGTACTACAAGTTGGTCGAGCGTGAAAAAACGGTCAAAGTCGCCGGCTCCCGCGGGCAAGCGGTCGATCAAAAAGTCGAAAAATATGATCGGCAACAGCTCGTCAATCTGGAACAAATCCAAAGCGGCGACCTGATCGAAATCGAATTAGAAATCGACAGCAAAAACGACTACGAATACCTCGTCTTCGAAGACATGAAAGCGGCCGGGTTTGAACCGTACGAAGTCCGTAGCGGCTACGGCGGTAAGGGCATGCGAGCCTATATGGAACTGCGCGATGACCGTGTCACGTTCTTCGTGCGGCATTTGGCTCGCGGTAAACACAGCATCGCCTATCGCATGCGGGCGGAGATCCCCGGCCTCTTCAACGCCCTGCCGACGCGCGGCTATGCGATGTATGCTCCGGAGCTAAAGGGCAACTCCGACGAGATGCAGGTGCGGATCGTGGACGAAACCAAGTAG
- a CDS encoding peptidase MA family metallohydrolase, whose translation MDALLIRLALAAAAITSMGASYQSPNFTVTAPTEKMAQQVAQHAEHHRRELAMAWLGHELPNWYSPCPVKVKVGQLGAGGYTSFSFDRGKSGQMEVFGWNMVVQGSLERVLDSVIPHEVSHTIFACHFRRPLPRWADEGAATLAEHESEKRRQLMTVKQILHTSQRIPLRKLLSMKEYPKDPQAVLSLYAQGYTLAELLVQTEGKECYLKFLAESEKLGWDRAIKKHYGYHNLESLEKRWENWIEEGCPRLDRQEAPLLAAGNSNNRNNENLVVRSQTPDEPEAELQSGVAAKNGPLSRLVAPRPKVAARPRRTTQPTALAAAARQTRPNTKTNSRSGNDGWIAIRTSGRALPAMATSQTIAAANRREQTNVRSRRRTNSNTTDLPETTETPRSWPGSKTSNQRQISADRRTKKRSEFPDRTSRQ comes from the coding sequence ATGGATGCTCTCCTGATTCGACTCGCGCTTGCCGCCGCTGCCATCACATCGATGGGCGCAAGTTATCAATCCCCGAACTTTACCGTTACCGCACCCACCGAAAAAATGGCCCAACAAGTGGCTCAACATGCTGAGCATCATCGTCGCGAATTGGCGATGGCTTGGTTGGGACACGAATTGCCCAACTGGTATTCCCCCTGCCCTGTCAAAGTCAAAGTCGGCCAACTGGGAGCCGGCGGATATACATCGTTCTCCTTCGATCGTGGCAAGTCGGGCCAAATGGAAGTTTTTGGCTGGAATATGGTCGTCCAAGGCTCGCTGGAACGCGTGTTGGATTCGGTCATTCCCCACGAAGTCAGCCACACCATCTTCGCCTGTCACTTTCGCCGTCCGTTACCGCGTTGGGCCGATGAAGGAGCGGCCACGTTGGCCGAACACGAGTCGGAAAAAAGACGCCAACTGATGACCGTCAAACAAATCCTACATACCAGCCAGCGAATTCCGCTGCGGAAATTATTGAGCATGAAAGAATATCCCAAAGACCCGCAAGCCGTGTTGAGCTTGTATGCTCAGGGATATACGTTGGCCGAGTTATTGGTGCAAACTGAGGGCAAGGAGTGCTACCTGAAATTTCTCGCCGAATCAGAAAAACTGGGCTGGGATCGTGCCATCAAAAAACACTACGGTTACCACAATTTGGAATCATTGGAAAAACGTTGGGAGAATTGGATTGAAGAGGGATGCCCGCGCCTCGACAGACAGGAAGCACCTCTCTTAGCTGCTGGAAACTCGAACAATCGTAACAACGAAAACCTGGTCGTCCGCTCGCAAACGCCCGATGAGCCGGAAGCAGAACTTCAATCCGGTGTGGCCGCCAAAAACGGTCCACTGAGCCGCTTAGTGGCTCCGCGGCCTAAAGTCGCAGCCCGCCCCCGTCGCACAACACAGCCAACCGCCTTGGCAGCGGCGGCACGACAAACGCGTCCCAACACGAAGACCAATTCGCGTAGCGGCAACGATGGTTGGATTGCCATTCGCACCTCCGGCCGCGCCCTGCCGGCCATGGCTACCTCGCAAACCATTGCTGCTGCAAATCGCAGAGAACAAACAAATGTTCGCTCACGACGGCGAACTAATTCCAATACCACAGACCTGCCGGAAACAACCGAGACGCCTAGAAGCTGGCCCGGCAGCAAGACCTCAAATCAACGACAGATCTCCGCAGACCGTCGCACAAAGAAACGTTCGGAATTCCCCGACCGAACATCGCGACAATGA
- a CDS encoding sulfatase-like hydrolase/transferase, with protein MDRKRLVNTGLIIILLAGLPEMSSGGEAPQNRLPNIVLITADNLGYGDVGCYGNSTIKTPAIDRLATQGVRCTSFYSASPTCTVSRATLLTGRYPERIGLNHQLSAKQNLGIGLRQTEKLIPQYLKPLGYATACFGKWNIGFAPGSRPTERGFDEFFGNASGNFDYYTHIYAGRNDLYHGTEPVKVAGYSTDLFAEAACDFIGRHTQSPFFLYLPFNAPHFPSSRNKGPGEPNIWQAPATALAAYGYAEDEADPQKRYHAVVTALDTGIDRVLKKLDALHLTDDTLVIFYSDNGAFMLPGRGLEVASNRPLRDGGITLWEGGIRVPCIVRWPGRLKPGSLSDQPWISLDILPLILSVAGVERPETPVLDGVDPLPELRDDTRPSPRRFFWGFRGMQAVREGRYKWILPKRRPVAQLFDLSSDVSEKVDLASSQPEVADSLRRAFAEWRSQFP; from the coding sequence ATGGATAGAAAACGACTCGTCAATACAGGGCTGATCATCATTCTGCTCGCGGGGTTGCCGGAAATGAGTTCCGGTGGCGAGGCACCGCAAAATCGTTTGCCCAACATTGTACTGATCACCGCTGACAATTTGGGCTATGGCGACGTGGGTTGTTATGGCAACTCCACGATCAAAACGCCCGCCATTGATCGGTTGGCGACACAAGGGGTGCGCTGCACTTCATTTTATTCGGCCTCTCCCACCTGCACTGTTTCGCGGGCGACGTTACTCACCGGACGATATCCAGAGCGTATCGGGCTGAATCATCAACTCAGTGCCAAGCAAAACCTAGGCATTGGATTGCGGCAGACCGAAAAACTGATTCCGCAATATCTCAAACCATTGGGCTACGCGACCGCTTGTTTCGGTAAATGGAATATCGGTTTCGCGCCCGGCAGTCGCCCGACCGAACGAGGGTTCGATGAGTTTTTCGGGAACGCGTCGGGGAACTTCGACTATTACACACACATTTATGCTGGCCGCAACGACCTCTATCACGGTACCGAACCGGTAAAGGTCGCAGGATACAGCACCGATCTGTTCGCCGAAGCGGCATGCGATTTCATCGGCCGCCATACGCAGTCCCCGTTTTTCTTGTATCTTCCCTTCAATGCACCGCACTTCCCCAGCTCGCGGAACAAAGGGCCGGGCGAGCCGAATATCTGGCAAGCCCCGGCAACCGCTTTGGCTGCCTACGGATATGCAGAGGATGAAGCCGATCCGCAAAAGCGATATCACGCCGTCGTCACCGCGCTGGATACGGGGATTGATCGCGTCTTAAAAAAATTGGACGCACTCCACCTGACCGACGACACGCTGGTCATTTTCTACTCCGACAATGGCGCTTTCATGTTGCCGGGCCGTGGCTTGGAGGTCGCCTCGAATCGACCGCTCCGTGATGGGGGAATCACATTGTGGGAAGGGGGGATTCGCGTCCCCTGCATCGTCCGTTGGCCAGGGCGACTCAAACCGGGTTCGCTCAGCGACCAACCTTGGATCAGTCTCGATATCCTCCCCCTCATTCTTTCCGTCGCCGGCGTTGAACGTCCCGAGACGCCGGTACTGGACGGGGTCGATCCGCTGCCAGAGTTACGCGATGATACGCGACCGTCGCCGCGGCGATTCTTTTGGGGATTTCGCGGCATGCAAGCTGTGCGAGAGGGCCGCTACAAATGGATTCTCCCCAAACGACGGCCCGTTGCCCAACTGTTTGATCTGAGCAGCGATGTGTCGGAAAAAGTTGACCTAGCCTCTTCACAGCCGGAAGTTGCCGACTCTCTGCGCCGGGCATTCGCCGAGTGGCGCTCGCAATTTCCTTGA
- a CDS encoding phosphorylase family protein has protein sequence MTTPPPPEKNAAHADIGIVCALPLEIAPFLERCEKLRKYKSDHFVFRGGRYGDIKVAIVETGTGFAPARRATQAMVDAHSPSWILSAGFSGALQPEMKIGNIVMANDVCDVHGQELRVDINMPANPDGGLYVGRILNTDEIVRTVDEKRQLAEQHHALAVDMESLAVAQVCRDTQTRFLAVRVISDDMSADLPPEVLSILGATGTYRVGAAMGAMWKRPAAVKDLWKLRESANFAAERLAIFLDGVVAQLYESRH, from the coding sequence ATGACCACCCCGCCCCCACCCGAAAAGAATGCCGCGCATGCCGACATCGGCATTGTCTGCGCACTGCCGCTGGAAATCGCACCGTTTTTGGAACGTTGCGAAAAACTCCGTAAATACAAGAGCGATCACTTCGTGTTTCGCGGCGGTCGTTATGGAGACATTAAAGTCGCCATTGTGGAAACCGGCACCGGCTTCGCGCCTGCCCGGCGGGCGACGCAGGCCATGGTCGATGCGCACTCGCCCTCCTGGATTCTCTCCGCCGGCTTCTCAGGCGCATTACAACCGGAAATGAAAATTGGCAACATTGTGATGGCCAACGATGTTTGCGACGTGCATGGACAGGAATTACGTGTCGACATCAACATGCCGGCCAACCCCGACGGTGGACTCTACGTGGGCCGGATCCTGAATACCGACGAGATCGTCCGCACCGTGGATGAGAAACGGCAATTGGCCGAACAACATCACGCGCTGGCCGTCGACATGGAAAGCTTGGCTGTCGCTCAAGTCTGTCGCGATACGCAGACGCGGTTTTTAGCTGTGCGGGTGATCAGCGACGATATGTCGGCCGACCTGCCGCCGGAAGTCTTGTCGATTCTAGGGGCGACCGGCACGTATCGCGTGGGTGCTGCTATGGGAGCCATGTGGAAACGCCCCGCCGCCGTTAAGGATTTATGGAAGCTCCGCGAATCAGCCAATTTTGCCGCCGAGCGTCTCGCCATTTTCCTGGATGGAGTCGTCGCTCAATTGTATGAATCACGACATTAG
- a CDS encoding dihydrodipicolinate synthase family protein translates to MNNSEDPDTSQVGLRGMMPILPTAITRDGAIDEASQRRLVQYCLKCGAVAIGHFGIASEFHKIPDHARQSLTEMIVDEVAGRVPVFLGVTAPGVGTSLNYARQAEQLGADMIMAALPYVDLPDAEGAFDYYASLSEATTLPIIIQDTPASSSILTAQLLWRMDQEIAGVQHVKAEGKNFVTKTAQLLELSGGNISVIGGAGGKHLLHLLRLGVTAFMTGTEALDLHAAAVHAHLEGETEQAAKIYVEQILPYLQFYLDYSEELLKTMLHERGVIDCPDVLAPPAAAAMSAVEQAELDWILDRIGWRKHWPNIP, encoded by the coding sequence ATGAACAACTCGGAGGATCCAGATACATCGCAAGTTGGACTGCGGGGCATGATGCCGATTCTGCCCACAGCGATCACTCGCGATGGTGCTATTGACGAAGCGAGCCAGCGGCGGTTGGTGCAATACTGCCTGAAGTGCGGCGCCGTGGCGATTGGCCATTTTGGGATCGCTTCGGAATTTCACAAAATCCCCGACCATGCCCGGCAGAGTTTGACCGAGATGATTGTCGACGAAGTGGCCGGCCGCGTGCCGGTGTTTCTCGGTGTCACTGCTCCGGGGGTCGGTACCTCGCTGAACTATGCCCGCCAAGCCGAACAACTTGGCGCGGATATGATTATGGCGGCGCTGCCGTATGTCGATCTGCCCGATGCGGAGGGCGCCTTCGACTATTATGCGTCGCTGTCGGAGGCAACCACACTGCCAATCATCATCCAAGACACCCCCGCTAGTTCATCGATTCTGACGGCCCAGTTATTGTGGCGGATGGATCAAGAGATTGCCGGCGTACAACACGTCAAAGCCGAAGGCAAAAACTTTGTCACCAAGACTGCACAGCTGCTGGAACTTTCCGGCGGGAATATCTCGGTGATCGGCGGCGCGGGTGGTAAGCACTTGCTGCATCTGTTGCGCTTGGGTGTCACGGCATTCATGACCGGGACCGAAGCCCTCGACCTACACGCCGCCGCCGTTCACGCACATCTTGAGGGCGAGACGGAGCAAGCGGCCAAGATTTACGTGGAACAGATTCTGCCGTACTTGCAGTTTTATCTGGACTATTCCGAGGAACTACTCAAAACGATGCTGCACGAGCGTGGCGTGATTGATTGCCCTGACGTGTTGGCTCCCCCAGCAGCGGCGGCGATGAGCGCCGTGGAACAAGCGGAGTTGGATTGGATCCTGGACCGCATTGGTTGGCGAAAACATTGGCCGAACATCCCCTAA